A stretch of the Orcinus orca chromosome 1, mOrcOrc1.1, whole genome shotgun sequence genome encodes the following:
- the EXTL2 gene encoding exostosin-like 2 isoform X1, translating into MRTGCRESPGENILESSPKRLLQGNISFQIWTFEKCCHICKLPGRVMGIRVLRFSLVVILVLLLVAGALTALLPNIKEDKMLTLRREIKSQGKSTQDSFTLIMQTYNRTDLLLRLLNHYQAVPYLHKVIVVWNNVGEKGPDELWNSLGPHPVPVIFKVQTTNRMRNRLQVFPELETNAVLMVDDDMLISTQDLVFAFSVWQQFPDQIVGFVPRKHVSTSSGVYSYGGFELQTPGFGNGDHYSLVLIGASFFHSKYLELFQRQPAAVHALLDETQNCDDIAMNFIIAKHTGKTSGVFVKPVNIDNLEKETNGGYSGMWHRAEHFLQRSYCINKLVNIYDSMPLKYSNIMISQFGFPYANHKSKM; encoded by the exons ATGAG AACAGGCTGCAGAGAAAGTCCAGGAGAGAATATCCTTGAAAGCTCTCCAAAAAGATTACTGCAAGGGAACATTTCTTTTCAAATCTGGACTTTTGAAAA GTGTTGCCACATCTGCAAACTCCCTGGAAGAGTGATGGGGATTCGAGTACTGCGTTTCTCTTTGGTGGTAATCCTTGTGTTACTGCTGGTAGCTGGGGCTTTGACCGCTTTACTTCCTAATATCAAAGAAGACAAGATGCTCACTTTGCGCAGGGAAATAAAATCCCAGGGCAAGTCCACCCAGGATTCCTTTACTCTCATAATGCAGACGTACAACAGAACAGATCTCTTGTTGAGACTTTTAAATCATTATCAGGCAGTACCATATCTGCACAAAGTGATTGTGGTGTGGAACAATGTTGGGGAGAAGGGACCAGATGAGTTATGGAACTCTCTAGGGCCTCACCCTGTCCCTGTGATCTTCAAAGTACAGACAACAAACAGGATGAGAAATCGACTCCAGGTCTTTCCTGAACTAGAAACCAATG cgGTGTTAATGGTAGATGATGACATGCTAATTAGCACCCAAGACCTTGTTTTTGCTTTCTCCGTGTGGCAG cAATTTCCTGATCAAATTGTAGGATTTGTTCCAAGAAAACATGTGTCTACTTCCTCTGGTGTCTACAGTTACGGAGGTTTTGAACTGCAAACACCAGGGTTTGGAAATGGTGACCATTACTCTCTGGTGCTGATTGGAGCCTCATTCTTCCATAGCAAATACCTTGAACTCTTTCAGAGGCAACCTGCAGCTGTCCATGCTTTGTTAGATGAAACGCAAAACTGTGATGATATTGCCATGAATTTTATCATTGCCAAGCACACTGGGAAGACTTCGGGGGTATTTGTGAAACCTGTAAACATAgacaatttagaaaaagaaaccaatGGTGGCTATTCTGGAATGTGGCATCGAGCTGAGCACTTTCTGCAGAGGTCTTATTGTATAAATAAGCTTGTTAACATCTATGACAGCATGCCCTTAAAATACTCCAACATTATGATTTCTCAGTTTGGTTTTCCATATGCCAACCACAAAAGTAAAATgtga
- the EXTL2 gene encoding exostosin-like 2 isoform X4 codes for MGIRVLRFSLVVILVLLLVAGALTALLPNIKEDKMLTLRREIKSQGKSTQDSFTLIMQTYNRTDLLLRLLNHYQAVPYLHKVIVVWNNVGEKGPDELWNSLGPHPVPVIFKVQTTNRMRNRLQVFPELETNAVLMVDDDMLISTQDLVFAFSVWQQFPDQIVGFVPRKHVSTSSGVYSYGGFELQTPGFGNGDHYSLVLIGASFFHSKYLELFQRQPAAVHALLDETQNCDDIAMNFIIAKHTGKTSGVFVKPVNIDNLEKETNGGYSGMWHRAEHFLQRSYCINKLVNIYDSMPLKYSNIMISQFGFPYANHKSKM; via the exons ATGGGGATTCGAGTACTGCGTTTCTCTTTGGTGGTAATCCTTGTGTTACTGCTGGTAGCTGGGGCTTTGACCGCTTTACTTCCTAATATCAAAGAAGACAAGATGCTCACTTTGCGCAGGGAAATAAAATCCCAGGGCAAGTCCACCCAGGATTCCTTTACTCTCATAATGCAGACGTACAACAGAACAGATCTCTTGTTGAGACTTTTAAATCATTATCAGGCAGTACCATATCTGCACAAAGTGATTGTGGTGTGGAACAATGTTGGGGAGAAGGGACCAGATGAGTTATGGAACTCTCTAGGGCCTCACCCTGTCCCTGTGATCTTCAAAGTACAGACAACAAACAGGATGAGAAATCGACTCCAGGTCTTTCCTGAACTAGAAACCAATG cgGTGTTAATGGTAGATGATGACATGCTAATTAGCACCCAAGACCTTGTTTTTGCTTTCTCCGTGTGGCAG cAATTTCCTGATCAAATTGTAGGATTTGTTCCAAGAAAACATGTGTCTACTTCCTCTGGTGTCTACAGTTACGGAGGTTTTGAACTGCAAACACCAGGGTTTGGAAATGGTGACCATTACTCTCTGGTGCTGATTGGAGCCTCATTCTTCCATAGCAAATACCTTGAACTCTTTCAGAGGCAACCTGCAGCTGTCCATGCTTTGTTAGATGAAACGCAAAACTGTGATGATATTGCCATGAATTTTATCATTGCCAAGCACACTGGGAAGACTTCGGGGGTATTTGTGAAACCTGTAAACATAgacaatttagaaaaagaaaccaatGGTGGCTATTCTGGAATGTGGCATCGAGCTGAGCACTTTCTGCAGAGGTCTTATTGTATAAATAAGCTTGTTAACATCTATGACAGCATGCCCTTAAAATACTCCAACATTATGATTTCTCAGTTTGGTTTTCCATATGCCAACCACAAAAGTAAAATgtga
- the EXTL2 gene encoding exostosin-like 2 isoform X2: MKNEQARPPFRFIITKLEANKSARSHCSLLRSRCCHICKLPGRVMGIRVLRFSLVVILVLLLVAGALTALLPNIKEDKMLTLRREIKSQGKSTQDSFTLIMQTYNRTDLLLRLLNHYQAVPYLHKVIVVWNNVGEKGPDELWNSLGPHPVPVIFKVQTTNRMRNRLQVFPELETNAVLMVDDDMLISTQDLVFAFSVWQQFPDQIVGFVPRKHVSTSSGVYSYGGFELQTPGFGNGDHYSLVLIGASFFHSKYLELFQRQPAAVHALLDETQNCDDIAMNFIIAKHTGKTSGVFVKPVNIDNLEKETNGGYSGMWHRAEHFLQRSYCINKLVNIYDSMPLKYSNIMISQFGFPYANHKSKM; the protein is encoded by the exons atgaaaaatgagcaaGCGAGACCCCCCTTTCGTTTCATCATAACCAAGCTGGAAGCAAATAAATCGGCTAGGTCCCACTGCAGTCTTCTGCGCTCGAG GTGTTGCCACATCTGCAAACTCCCTGGAAGAGTGATGGGGATTCGAGTACTGCGTTTCTCTTTGGTGGTAATCCTTGTGTTACTGCTGGTAGCTGGGGCTTTGACCGCTTTACTTCCTAATATCAAAGAAGACAAGATGCTCACTTTGCGCAGGGAAATAAAATCCCAGGGCAAGTCCACCCAGGATTCCTTTACTCTCATAATGCAGACGTACAACAGAACAGATCTCTTGTTGAGACTTTTAAATCATTATCAGGCAGTACCATATCTGCACAAAGTGATTGTGGTGTGGAACAATGTTGGGGAGAAGGGACCAGATGAGTTATGGAACTCTCTAGGGCCTCACCCTGTCCCTGTGATCTTCAAAGTACAGACAACAAACAGGATGAGAAATCGACTCCAGGTCTTTCCTGAACTAGAAACCAATG cgGTGTTAATGGTAGATGATGACATGCTAATTAGCACCCAAGACCTTGTTTTTGCTTTCTCCGTGTGGCAG cAATTTCCTGATCAAATTGTAGGATTTGTTCCAAGAAAACATGTGTCTACTTCCTCTGGTGTCTACAGTTACGGAGGTTTTGAACTGCAAACACCAGGGTTTGGAAATGGTGACCATTACTCTCTGGTGCTGATTGGAGCCTCATTCTTCCATAGCAAATACCTTGAACTCTTTCAGAGGCAACCTGCAGCTGTCCATGCTTTGTTAGATGAAACGCAAAACTGTGATGATATTGCCATGAATTTTATCATTGCCAAGCACACTGGGAAGACTTCGGGGGTATTTGTGAAACCTGTAAACATAgacaatttagaaaaagaaaccaatGGTGGCTATTCTGGAATGTGGCATCGAGCTGAGCACTTTCTGCAGAGGTCTTATTGTATAAATAAGCTTGTTAACATCTATGACAGCATGCCCTTAAAATACTCCAACATTATGATTTCTCAGTTTGGTTTTCCATATGCCAACCACAAAAGTAAAATgtga
- the EXTL2 gene encoding exostosin-like 2 isoform X3 has product MRCCHICKLPGRVMGIRVLRFSLVVILVLLLVAGALTALLPNIKEDKMLTLRREIKSQGKSTQDSFTLIMQTYNRTDLLLRLLNHYQAVPYLHKVIVVWNNVGEKGPDELWNSLGPHPVPVIFKVQTTNRMRNRLQVFPELETNAVLMVDDDMLISTQDLVFAFSVWQQFPDQIVGFVPRKHVSTSSGVYSYGGFELQTPGFGNGDHYSLVLIGASFFHSKYLELFQRQPAAVHALLDETQNCDDIAMNFIIAKHTGKTSGVFVKPVNIDNLEKETNGGYSGMWHRAEHFLQRSYCINKLVNIYDSMPLKYSNIMISQFGFPYANHKSKM; this is encoded by the exons ATGAG GTGTTGCCACATCTGCAAACTCCCTGGAAGAGTGATGGGGATTCGAGTACTGCGTTTCTCTTTGGTGGTAATCCTTGTGTTACTGCTGGTAGCTGGGGCTTTGACCGCTTTACTTCCTAATATCAAAGAAGACAAGATGCTCACTTTGCGCAGGGAAATAAAATCCCAGGGCAAGTCCACCCAGGATTCCTTTACTCTCATAATGCAGACGTACAACAGAACAGATCTCTTGTTGAGACTTTTAAATCATTATCAGGCAGTACCATATCTGCACAAAGTGATTGTGGTGTGGAACAATGTTGGGGAGAAGGGACCAGATGAGTTATGGAACTCTCTAGGGCCTCACCCTGTCCCTGTGATCTTCAAAGTACAGACAACAAACAGGATGAGAAATCGACTCCAGGTCTTTCCTGAACTAGAAACCAATG cgGTGTTAATGGTAGATGATGACATGCTAATTAGCACCCAAGACCTTGTTTTTGCTTTCTCCGTGTGGCAG cAATTTCCTGATCAAATTGTAGGATTTGTTCCAAGAAAACATGTGTCTACTTCCTCTGGTGTCTACAGTTACGGAGGTTTTGAACTGCAAACACCAGGGTTTGGAAATGGTGACCATTACTCTCTGGTGCTGATTGGAGCCTCATTCTTCCATAGCAAATACCTTGAACTCTTTCAGAGGCAACCTGCAGCTGTCCATGCTTTGTTAGATGAAACGCAAAACTGTGATGATATTGCCATGAATTTTATCATTGCCAAGCACACTGGGAAGACTTCGGGGGTATTTGTGAAACCTGTAAACATAgacaatttagaaaaagaaaccaatGGTGGCTATTCTGGAATGTGGCATCGAGCTGAGCACTTTCTGCAGAGGTCTTATTGTATAAATAAGCTTGTTAACATCTATGACAGCATGCCCTTAAAATACTCCAACATTATGATTTCTCAGTTTGGTTTTCCATATGCCAACCACAAAAGTAAAATgtga